The Deltaproteobacteria bacterium genome includes the window CTTTGCTGACCCATTTCCCCTTGCATGATTATCTTCTGATATGGGGTGTACATCCTGCATGGCATCCAGAAAAACGATTTTGTCGTTTTCCGGATCGGCGGCGGGTTCACGTTCAGGCTGCGCTTTGACGGAGGAAACCGGGCGAGGGAGTGGCTTCTTGCCGAGAAAGTTTCTCAGATCTCCAAAGGGGTTGTGTTTTAGGGAAGAATCGGAAGCTTGCATGGGGCCACCGTCCTTTTCTTAATCAAGCCGTTTTCTGAAACGGCTGACAGCGCCGGTAAACACGACCAGTCCGAGAATGGCCATGGCTGCGTATTGGTGCCAGAGAACATCGAGACCAACCCCTTTAAGGAAAATTCCCCGGATTATTACCAGAAAATACCGCAAAGGGTTCAAATATGTCAACCATTGCACGACAACAGGCATGTTGGCAATAGGGAATACAAAGCCGCTCAGCATGAAGAAGGGCAGGAGAAAAAAGAAGGTGGTCATCATGGCTTGCTGCTGGGTTGAGGAAACGGTGGAAATGAAGAGGCCGACACCCAGGGTACTCAGAAGGAACAGGCATGTGGCAATAAAGAGGAGGATAAGGCTTCCCGCAAGAGGTATTTGGAACCAGAAAACAGCAATAATCGTAACTACAATCATCTGCGCGAGTGAAATGATGATATAGGGGATCGTTTTACCCACAATCAGTTCAACAGGTTTTAGGGGGGTTACCATGAGCTGTTCTATGGTGCCTGACTCTTTTTCTTTGATGATGGCAATCGAGGTTAGCAGAAGGGCGATCAGCATAACCACAAAGGCAACGATGCCGGGGACGAAGAAATGCTGGCTGTCAAGATTTGGATTATACCAGGTTCTGATTCTCCCGTCGATTTTGCCGTAATCCATTCGCAGCGGATACAATTCCCTGATCAATTGCCGGTTCAATTTATCAAGGACCATGACTGAATAGGCTATCCGGATGGAGGCCATGTTGCTCATGCTTCCGTCCGCTATGATTTGAATTTCCGCTGTTTCTCCTTTTCTGATTTTCCGGCTTACATCGGGTCCGATCTTGATGCCAAGATCGACTTTCCCCTTCAGCAGGAGCTGTTCCAATTCCCGCTGGTCTTCCAGGAAATTGGTGATCCTGAAAATTTTATTGGCGCTGAAGGCATCAGCGATTATGCGACTTTCCCGCGTATGTGACTGATCCAGTAGGGCAACCCGGATGATCCTGATATCGTAATTTACAACATATCCAAACAAAAGCAGCATAACGATGGGGGCGACTACTAAAACGCGCCTGCTTCGCCTGTCACGAAAAAGCAGGATAAACTCCTTGCGGACAAGTTCCCGGATGCGAAGCCAATTCATATTACAGGCCCTCCTTTTTTAACAACACATAATTTAGGACTGCCAGAATCGCAAACATGACTGTCATGACTAGAAAACTCGGCCACAAATGAGTCAACCCGAGATTCCGCAAGTATAAGCCGTTCAAAATATCGATATAATACGTGGCTGGAACAATGTACGTTACCAACTGAAGAAACGTTGGCATGTTGACTACCGGAAAAACAAAATTCGATAAGAGTAGAGAGGGAAGGTACGTGAGGAGAATAGCCCCCTGATTAGCCAGCAGTTGGGTTTTGGTAACGGATGAAATGAAGAGACCCAGTGCTAAAGCAACAGCCAGATAAATTGAAGATGCCGCGATCATCAGCCAGAAGCTGGATTTCATGACGACGCCGAAGAGAACCTGTCCCATGAGGATGGAGATCAGCACATCGGTCAGCCCCACGAAGAAATAAGGGATGGCTTTACCGATCAGGAATTCACCGGCAGTGATGGGGAGAGATCTGATCGTTTCCATCGTCCCGTTTTCATATTCCCGTGCGATGACGAGCGATGTCAGCATAGCCCCCACGATCATGATGATAACTGCGATGATGCCGGGAACAATGAAATTCCGGCTTTCCAGATCCTCGTTAAACCACACCCTGATTCGTCCCTCCAAAGGCGGCTTTATCTTCTCCATCCCCTGGCGGTTGAGAAATTGAACGAGGAGCTTCTGATTGTACTGCTCGACGAACGCATTCATGTACCCCCTCGTTATATTGGCAAAATTGGGATCGCTGCCATCGAGAAGAAGCTGCAGCGAGGCTTCGCGATCCCCCCGGAGGTCCCGTGTCCAGCCGGGGGGTATTACGACTGCTAGTATTGCCCAACTGTGGTCTAAATATTCGGTTGCTGCTTTTGTATCGGGGAGATGTGCAGATACATGAAAATACGGAGAGGCGTCGAGACGGCGAATGAAATCCCGGCTCAGATCGGTGTTGTCATAATCCACCACAACCGTTTCGACATTATCCACGTCAAGGCTGAGCGCATAGCCGAACAGGAGAA containing:
- a CDS encoding ABC transporter permease; this translates as MNWLRIRELVRKEFILLFRDRRSRRVLVVAPIVMLLLFGYVVNYDIRIIRVALLDQSHTRESRIIADAFSANKIFRITNFLEDQRELEQLLLKGKVDLGIKIGPDVSRKIRKGETAEIQIIADGSMSNMASIRIAYSVMVLDKLNRQLIRELYPLRMDYGKIDGRIRTWYNPNLDSQHFFVPGIVAFVVMLIALLLTSIAIIKEKESGTIEQLMVTPLKPVELIVGKTIPYIIISLAQMIVVTIIAVFWFQIPLAGSLILLFIATCLFLLSTLGVGLFISTVSSTQQQAMMTTFFFLLPFFMLSGFVFPIANMPVVVQWLTYLNPLRYFLVIIRGIFLKGVGLDVLWHQYAAMAILGLVVFTGAVSRFRKRLD
- a CDS encoding ABC transporter permease, which produces MKLRNIQAITRKEFYHLIRDYRSLYLAFALPLLLILLFGYALSLDVDNVETVVVDYDNTDLSRDFIRRLDASPYFHVSAHLPDTKAATEYLDHSWAILAVVIPPGWTRDLRGDREASLQLLLDGSDPNFANITRGYMNAFVEQYNQKLLVQFLNRQGMEKIKPPLEGRIRVWFNEDLESRNFIVPGIIAVIIMIVGAMLTSLVIAREYENGTMETIRSLPITAGEFLIGKAIPYFFVGLTDVLISILMGQVLFGVVMKSSFWLMIAASSIYLAVALALGLFISSVTKTQLLANQGAILLTYLPSLLLSNFVFPVVNMPTFLQLVTYIVPATYYIDILNGLYLRNLGLTHLWPSFLVMTVMFAILAVLNYVLLKKEGL